From Trichoderma atroviride chromosome 1, complete sequence, one genomic window encodes:
- a CDS encoding uncharacterized protein (EggNog:ENOG41~TransMembrane:1 (i202-222o)), which yields MRLLRDQRSSVIVSISNSTLSICLYANHESSRSFYNICPDTDPTLIGLSNVSQLESQLNTPFDSCGSYLDTYDCISDLGYSLDGVSTYYKPTNLPKSGTATLSNAAGTVTAPASGSVFTYTNGGDGTVYTITAAGVKDSSSGSGSGSGSGSGSGSGSGSGSSSGSDSSQSTASGDAAANTGSPAQGSTTAASPTKTGSSKNGAAVAFASFYLVAAAIAMPILSYF from the coding sequence ATGCGATTGCTGCGAGATCAGCGGAGCTCTGTCATCGTGAGCATCTCAAACTCCACCTTGTCCATCTGCCTCTATGCTAACCATGAATCATCACGCAGCTTCTATAACATCTGCCCTGACACCGACCCCACGCTAATTGGACTCTCAAATGTTTCTCAACTCGAGTCACAGCTCAACACCCCCTTTGATTCTTGCGGCAGCTACTTGGACACGTACGACTGCATTTCCGACCTCGGCTACTCTCTCGACGGAGTGAGCACCTACTACAAGCCAACCAATCTTCCCAAGAGTGGAACGGCTACCCTGAGCAACGCTGCAGGAACCGTAACAGCTCCTGCCAGTGGATCTGTGTTTACCTATACAAACGGCGGTGATGGAACTGTTTATACTATTACTGCAGCAGGCGTGAAGGATTCtagctctggctctggctctggctctggatccggctctggctctggatccggctctggctctggatccagctctggctctgATAGCTCACAGTCCACAGCTTCTGGCGACGCAGCAGCCAATACTGGAAGCCCTGCACAAGGAAGCACCACTGCTGCTAGCCCCACCAAGACTGGATCCTCCAAGAACGGTGCCGCAGTGGCTTTTGCAAGCTTCTACTTGGTAGCAGCTGCAATTGCCATGCCCATTCTCTCATATTTTTAG
- a CDS encoding uncharacterized protein (EggNog:ENOG41): MSEHPEASKLPSAPDGLKPTTFPSPRNHKSLGLGPGSPTCFDDYLYSDHPQFALHVVNFTDGTLVSINFNHLTSDLAGLMAIINAWQLVLAGRPEAVPPFKGLYEDSMANLYKAHTTEKYVLADKQLSGWNLAAFGLRLVFDSWWNSPVDSRLLCVPKKTMDAVVQAARDQLPQTMDSSNDGASPRFISENDIVVALATKAAAQNSSPSRPITVLQAVDPRSRVKSVFDQDAAYVCNAPAAAFSFCSSQEAVDKSISELALDGRKALQSQVTEGQMKAVAALVAKAMADTGNPPVFGDRNSLLLVSSNWSKAAFLEKVDFGPAIVKSPESNRPRGKPGHPVYYHCQSMESGLVTTRVVVIMGRDLEGNFWLLGDQPSHFWPALLAQLEKYA; encoded by the coding sequence ATGTCGGAACACCCCGAAGCATCCAAATTGCCGAGTGCTCCAGACGGCTTGAAGCCAACGACGTTCCCCAGTCCGCGCAACCACAAGTCATTGGGCCTGGGGCCCGGATCGCCAACATGTTTTGACGACTACCTCTACTCCGATCATCCGCAGTTTGCCCTCCACGTGGTCAACTTTACAGATGGAACCTTGGTTTCCATCAACTTCAATCACCTAACCAGCGATCTCGCCGGgctcatggccatcatcaacgcTTGGCAGCTTGTACTAGCCGGAAGGCCGGAAGCGGTGCCCCCGTTCAAGGGCCTCTATGAAGACTCCATGGCTAATCTTTACAAGGCGCATACAACAGAAAAATATGTGCTGGCCGACAAGCAGCTTTCGGGCTGGAACCTCGCAGCGTTCGGATTGCGGCTCGTATTCGATTCCTGGTGGAATTCCCCCGTTGATTCCAGGCTGCTTTGCGTCCCCAAGAAGACAATGGACGCCGTTGTTCAGGCGGCCAGAGACCAGTTGCCACAGACCATGGACTCCAGTAACGATGGAGCCTCGCCTCGATTCATTAGTGAGAATGACATTGTCGTAGCATTGGCCACAAAGGCAGCCGCCCAAAACTCTTCCCCAAGCCGACCCATTACCGTCCTGCAGGCTGTCGACCCTCGCAGCCGCGTCAAGTCGGTTTTCGACCAAGACGCCGCATATGTCTGCAACGCCCCTGCTGCGGCCTTTagtttctgcagcagccaagaggcAGTGGACAAGAGCATTAGCGAACTGGCGCTTGACGGACGAAAGGCCCTTCAGTCGCAGGTTACAGAAGGGCAAATGAAGGCTGTGGCCGCGTTGGTAGCAAAAGCCATGGCGGACACTGGAAATCCCCCCGTCTTCGGGGATCGCAATTCGCTTCTGCTGGTATCATCCAACTGGTCCAAAGCCGCGTTTCTGGAAAAGGTGGACTTTGGTCCAGCAATCGTCAAGAGCCCGGAGAGTAATCGCCCTCGGGGAAAACCGGGGCATCCTGTTTATTACCATTGTCAGAGCATGGAGAGTGGCCTCGTCACTACGAGGGTCGTTGTAATTATGGGCAGAGACCTAGAGGGAAActtttggctgcttggtGATCAACCAAGTCATTTCTGGCCAGCGCTGCTAGCACAGCTAGAGAAGTATGCATAG
- a CDS encoding uncharacterized protein (EggNog:ENOG41) produces MSRNNEHSNGFELAEAPQRVRDAFERLHDAERNSSQLRNLTTNALSPPTMQQTAREDRDAVESIIEATLQAKEKELAAAEDIVAILNEERHVGSLNVTQNGLQSEVDRLERLITALKGDSLVIRTSRHELSGKMLDNMMWPQDGESTDWGYLNLLISHCKTPEGARLALFSPRDPSAHERFRNKVLKAYDAVDEDMQWCVISGKYLPASTVRAAHIVGYNVGEPSARHLFGPPGNKNGHLMSDHNGIPMYEMYEKAFNDARLVILPDSDPKKGCWKVYCLDDPDTHKPSKAVPFGRELHGRSLQFRNNFRPSSRYLYFAFCMSILRRQRHEVPGWWRDRLVDGLGKVWATPGTYLRTLTLRSIAHQVGHLTKEEAAVFTADAAEDEGEDDCLHSKLIGCAYALQNSTMSWNGTLAQTDGTESSEEEDDEDNEE; encoded by the coding sequence ATGTCGAGAAATAACGAGCACTCGAATGGCTTTGAGCTTGCGGAAGCACCGCAACGAGTTCGAGACGCATTCGAGCGCCTACACGATGCAGAGCGCAACTCTTCGCAACTCCGCAACTTGACTACCAATGCGCTTTCCCCTCCAACAATGCAGCAGACGGCACGAGAAGATCGAGATGCCGTAGAATCCATCATCGAAGCCACGCTCCaagccaaggagaaggagctAGCCGCAGCCGAAGACATTGTCGCAATTCTCAACGAGGAACGGCACGTCGGAAGCCTCAACGTCACGCAGAACGGGTTACAGTCTGAGGTTGACCGGTTGGAACGCCTAATCACAGCCCTGAAAGGAGATTCTCTCGTTATCCGGACCTCTCGCCACGAACTCAGCGgcaagatgctggataaTATGATGTGGCCGCAAGACGGTGAGAGTACAGACTGGGGATATCTAAATCTGTTAATCAGCCACTGTAAGACACCTGAAGGGGCTAGACTTGCTCTGTTTAGTCCAAGAGATCCAAGCGCCCATGAAAGGTTTCGAAACAAGGTTCTGAAGGCATATGATGCAGTCGATGAGGATATGCAGTGGTGTGTAATCTCTGGCAAATACTTACCGGCGTCCACTGTGAGGGCAGCCCACATCGTTGGTTACAATGTGGGCGAACCTTCTGCGCGGCACCTGTTTGGGCCACCTGGTAACAAGAATGGCCACCTCATGTCAGATCATAATGGCATACCGATGTATGAAATGTACGAAAAGGCGTTTAACGACGCACGCTTAGTCATTCTACCTGATAGTGACCCAAAGAAAGGCTGTTGGAAAGTTTATTGCCTCGACGACCCCGATACCCATAAACCGTCGAAAGCGGTTCCATTCGGTCGTGAACTCCATGGGCGCTCGTTGCAGTTCAGGAACAACTTTCGCCCCTCTTCCCGATACTTGTACTTTGCGTTTTGTATGAGTATATTACGGAGACAACGTCACGAGGTCCCCGGTTGGTGGCGGGATCGCCTCGTCGATGGCCTGGGAAAGGTTTGGGCAACACCGGGCACTTACTTGCGCACTTTGACTCTTCGCAGCATTGCCCATCAAGTCGGCCATCTCACCAAAGAGGAAGCGGCCGTATTTACAGCCGACGCTGCTGAAGACGAAGGCGAGGATGATTGTCTCCATTCAAAGTTGATAGGGTGCGCTTATGCCTTGCAGAACTCGACAATGTCTTGGAACGGTACACTGGCTCAGACCGACGGAACCGAGAGcagtgaggaagaagatgatgaggataaTGAAGAATAA
- a CDS encoding uncharacterized protein (EggNog:ENOG41), giving the protein MASYLLSLLGFGPRRSAPPIVPTDEVAPVHLFDDTATLQGSTMMWTFRFDEVLDADKLGNSLSELFQMQGWRKLGGRLRRRPDGSTEIHIPCPFSEDRPPLYFTKAKFDVRMSEHPEASKLPSAPDGLKPTTFPSPRNHKSLGLGPGSPTCFDDYLYSDHPQFALHVVNFTDGTLVSINFNHLTSDLAGLMAIINAWQLVLAGRPEAVPPFKGLYEDSMANLYKAHTTEKYVLADKQLSGWNLAAFGLRLVFDSWWNSPVDSRLLCVPKKTMDAVVQAARDQLPQTMDSSNDGASPRFISENDIVVALATKAAAQNSSPSRPITVLQAVDPRSRVKSVFDQDAAYVCNAPAAAFSFCSSQEAVDKSISELALDGRKALQSQVTEGQMKAVAALVAKAMADTGNPPVFGDRNSLLLVSSNWSKAAFLEKVDFGPAIVKSPESNRPRGKPGHPVYYHCQSMESGLVTTRVVVIMGRDLEGNFWLLGDQPSHFWPALLAQLEKYA; this is encoded by the exons ATGGCTTCTTACCTCCTCAGCCTCTTGGGCTTCGGGCCCAGGAGATCTGCGCCGCCAATTGTGCCGACAGATGAGGTCGCGCCGGTGCATCTCTTTGACGATACGGCCACGCTGCAGGGCTCCACGATGATGTGGACCTTCAGGTTTGACGAGGTTCTCGACGCCGACAAGCTGGGCAACTCGCTTTCCGAGCTCTTCCAGATGCAAGGGTGGCGGAAGCTGGGCGGACGACTCCGGCGCAGA CCTGATGGATCGACCGAGATTCACATCCCCTGCCCCTTTTCAGAGGACCGACCGCCGCTCTACTTCACAAAGGCCAAATTCGACGTGCGCATGTCGGAACACCCCGAAGCATCCAAATTGCCGAGTGCTCCAGACGGCTTGAAGCCAACGACGTTCCCCAGTCCGCGCAACCACAAGTCATTGGGCCTGGGGCCCGGATCGCCAACATGTTTTGACGACTACCTCTACTCCGATCATCCGCAGTTTGCCCTCCACGTGGTCAACTTTACAGATGGAACCTTGGTTTCCATCAACTTCAATCACCTAACCAGCGATCTCGCCGGgctcatggccatcatcaacgcTTGGCAGCTTGTACTAGCCGGAAGGCCGGAAGCGGTGCCCCCGTTCAAGGGCCTCTATGAAGACTCCATGGCTAATCTTTACAAGGCGCATACAACAGAAAAATATGTGCTGGCCGACAAGCAGCTTTCGGGCTGGAACCTCGCAGCGTTCGGATTGCGGCTCGTATTCGATTCCTGGTGGAATTCCCCCGTTGATTCCAGGCTGCTTTGCGTCCCCAAGAAGACAATGGACGCCGTTGTTCAGGCGGCCAGAGACCAGTTGCCACAGACCATGGACTCCAGTAACGATGGAGCCTCGCCTCGATTCATTAGTGAGAATGACATTGTCGTAGCATTGGCCACAAAGGCAGCCGCCCAAAACTCTTCCCCAAGCCGACCCATTACCGTCCTGCAGGCTGTCGACCCTCGCAGCCGCGTCAAGTCGGTTTTCGACCAAGACGCCGCATATGTCTGCAACGCCCCTGCTGCGGCCTTTagtttctgcagcagccaagaggcAGTGGACAAGAGCATTAGCGAACTGGCGCTTGACGGACGAAAGGCCCTTCAGTCGCAGGTTACAGAAGGGCAAATGAAGGCTGTGGCCGCGTTGGTAGCAAAAGCCATGGCGGACACTGGAAATCCCCCCGTCTTCGGGGATCGCAATTCGCTTCTGCTGGTATCATCCAACTGGTCCAAAGCCGCGTTTCTGGAAAAGGTGGACTTTGGTCCAGCAATCGTCAAGAGCCCGGAGAGTAATCGCCCTCGGGGAAAACCGGGGCATCCTGTTTATTACCATTGTCAGAGCATGGAGAGTGGCCTCGTCACTACGAGGGTCGTTGTAATTATGGGCAGAGACCTAGAGGGAAActtttggctgcttggtGATCAACCAAGTCATTTCTGGCCAGCGCTGCTAGCACAGCTAGAGAAGTATGCATAG